A DNA window from Longimicrobium sp. contains the following coding sequences:
- a CDS encoding porin: MKMPILASLAALALPAAALAQAGDTTAHVTFGAFVDGYYAYDFNRPAGHDRPFTTQASRHDEFNLNLAHVEAKYQSSTVRGRLALQAGTSVQVNYAFEPDSLAGLPNYLPLVQEAWAGVAISPTLWVDAGIFLSHIGSEGWISMDQPTYTRSLVADYSVYYEAGVRASWQATPSLAATFVVVNGWQNISENNHDKAVGARLDWTASPAVIVSYSNFVGREPGAATGDQDLRVLNDLSARITAGPLLVVPTVDVGTQDGDTWYGASLVGRYALTPTVALNGRVERYDDRHGVLTPGLRTNGASLGIDVARGPALWRTEVRALFGADDGTFPAHGAPKSSDVAAVTSLAVRF, translated from the coding sequence ATGAAGATGCCGATCCTGGCGAGCCTGGCCGCGCTCGCCCTGCCCGCCGCCGCGCTCGCGCAGGCCGGCGACACCACCGCGCACGTGACCTTCGGCGCGTTCGTGGACGGCTATTACGCGTACGACTTCAACCGCCCCGCCGGGCACGACCGCCCGTTCACCACGCAGGCGTCGCGGCATGACGAGTTCAACCTGAACCTGGCGCACGTGGAGGCGAAGTATCAGTCCTCCACGGTGCGCGGGCGGCTGGCGCTGCAGGCCGGCACCAGCGTGCAGGTGAACTACGCGTTCGAGCCGGACTCGCTGGCGGGGCTGCCCAACTATCTCCCTCTCGTGCAGGAGGCGTGGGCCGGCGTCGCGATTTCGCCCACGCTCTGGGTGGACGCCGGGATCTTCCTTTCGCACATCGGCAGCGAGGGATGGATCTCGATGGACCAGCCGACCTACACGCGCTCGCTGGTGGCCGACTACTCCGTGTACTACGAGGCCGGCGTGCGCGCCAGCTGGCAGGCCACGCCCTCGCTGGCCGCCACGTTCGTGGTGGTGAACGGCTGGCAGAACATCTCCGAGAACAACCACGACAAGGCGGTGGGCGCCCGGCTGGACTGGACGGCCTCGCCTGCCGTCATCGTCTCGTACTCCAACTTCGTCGGGCGCGAGCCGGGCGCCGCCACGGGCGACCAGGACCTGCGCGTGCTGAACGACCTGAGCGCGCGCATCACCGCCGGCCCGCTGCTGGTCGTCCCCACCGTCGACGTGGGAACGCAGGACGGCGACACGTGGTACGGCGCCTCGCTGGTCGGCCGCTACGCGCTGACGCCCACGGTGGCGCTGAACGGCCGGGTGGAGCGGTACGACGACCGCCACGGCGTGCTCACCCCCGGCCTGCGCACCAACGGCGCCTCGCTGGGGATCGACGTGGCGCGCGGCCCGGCGCTCTGGCGCACCGAGGTCCGCGCCCTCTTCGGCGCGGACGACGGCACTTTCCCGGCCCACGGTGCCCCGAAGAGCAGCGACGTGGCCGCGGTGACGTCGCTCGCGGTCAGGTTCTAG
- a CDS encoding GNAT family N-acetyltransferase, with amino-acid sequence MQEGEITRTPRLLLRRFTPADAAEMHRIYSDPEVMRFMGPPPASVEEEAANLRAHARNYYERLGFGLWAVVEVETGEMIGRCGLLRSEIAGRMETEISYLLARRHWGRGLAAEAAAAVLAHGFAALALPRIVAVIDPRNTASRRVAERIGMTHEGDVPYKQFGIVHLYAKEAGKDRSSEEARGG; translated from the coding sequence ATGCAGGAAGGGGAGATCACGCGCACGCCGCGGCTGCTGCTGCGGCGCTTCACCCCCGCCGACGCGGCGGAGATGCACCGCATCTACAGCGACCCGGAGGTGATGCGGTTCATGGGCCCGCCCCCCGCGTCGGTCGAGGAGGAGGCCGCCAATCTCCGGGCGCACGCGCGCAACTACTACGAGCGGCTGGGCTTCGGTCTGTGGGCGGTGGTCGAGGTGGAGACGGGGGAGATGATCGGGCGGTGCGGCCTGCTGCGCTCGGAGATCGCGGGGCGGATGGAGACGGAGATCTCGTACCTGCTCGCGCGCCGCCACTGGGGCCGCGGCCTGGCGGCGGAGGCGGCGGCGGCCGTCCTGGCGCACGGATTCGCCGCGCTCGCCCTCCCCCGCATCGTCGCGGTGATCGACCCGCGCAACACCGCCTCCCGCCGCGTGGCCGAGCGCATCGGCATGACCCACGAGGGCGACGTGCCGTACAAGCAGTTCGGCATCGTCCACCTCTACGCCAAGGAAGCCGGGAAGGACCGCTCCAGCGAAGAGGCCAGGGGCGGCTGA
- a CDS encoding TonB-dependent receptor, translated as MRPISTAVAVLLCVLAALLVPAGLSAQGTGSLAGRVVSAAGEPVGDAVVTARGAAGGERRARSAADGSWRIARLAAGRWTVRATRVGLASAEQAVDVAAGAEAAVTLRMAEADVSLAPIEAISRRDAERERTRFESEAGITTRVITSQDIKLLPGLGEADVMRAVEVLPGVVNTSDFSSAFNVRGGSADQNLVLLDGFPIFNPFHLGGLFSVFNSDAVARAELLSGGFGAEYGGRVSSVLNVETKPGGGADEFGVEMGISLLASRVSVHGNLPRAVRGALGGDGGGWLVSARRSYFDVVLRPVTDFPYYLTDLQGSATLGTRGGGRLRLVAYTGEDVLDLSDFNPPGQGDDSTSVLRIRWNWGNAVAGARLEQPLGAWVTTVSLGITHYAEALGFTDFPDTRFSSHIGQLTARADAARPIGQRLTVKAGGEVTRMGYHNTGEAGGTTFFSGRRSGVMTGAFAQLRWQPDSAWILEPGLRADAWRSGASTRMYASPRFAVKRFFGAGRDGAVKLAVGRYVQFVHSLRDEQLPVSNDYWVTSDENVPAVVSDQGQLGVEKYWGQRWYASAEAYYRRYLGVTDLNAADDPNDSTDDLLTGRGYSYGADLMVRRTQGRLTGWMTLSLLKASRTFPDPLHLDLEGRPRTQTFAPVFDRRVDLDVVGEYRLPGRIEAGLRLNFGTGIPFTRPTAAYVGFETDPISGGYRVPRPVGDDPETPVFIVPGQRNAQRYPAYSRLDLTFRRTYTHRWGTLTPYLQVLNATNRKNVLFYFYNFDHTPATRSGVSMFPVLPTIGVEAAF; from the coding sequence ATGCGACCGATCTCCACCGCTGTCGCGGTTCTCCTCTGCGTGCTCGCGGCGCTGCTCGTGCCCGCGGGGCTGTCCGCGCAGGGGACGGGATCGCTGGCCGGGCGCGTGGTTTCCGCGGCGGGCGAGCCGGTGGGGGACGCGGTGGTGACGGCGCGGGGCGCGGCCGGCGGCGAGCGGCGGGCGCGCTCGGCGGCGGACGGATCGTGGCGGATCGCGCGGCTCGCGGCGGGGCGATGGACGGTGCGGGCCACGCGCGTCGGCCTCGCGTCCGCGGAGCAGGCGGTGGACGTGGCCGCCGGCGCGGAGGCCGCGGTGACGCTGCGGATGGCCGAGGCGGACGTGTCGCTCGCGCCCATCGAGGCTATCAGCCGCCGTGACGCCGAGCGCGAGCGCACCCGCTTCGAGAGCGAGGCCGGCATCACCACGCGCGTCATCACCAGCCAGGACATCAAGCTCCTCCCCGGCCTGGGCGAGGCGGACGTCATGCGCGCGGTCGAGGTGCTCCCCGGCGTCGTCAACACCTCGGACTTCTCCAGCGCCTTCAACGTCCGCGGCGGCTCGGCGGACCAGAATCTCGTCCTCCTCGACGGCTTTCCCATCTTCAACCCCTTCCACCTGGGCGGCCTGTTCTCCGTCTTCAACTCCGACGCGGTGGCGCGCGCCGAGCTCCTTTCCGGCGGCTTCGGCGCGGAGTACGGCGGGCGCGTCTCCTCGGTGCTGAACGTGGAGACGAAGCCCGGCGGCGGGGCCGACGAGTTCGGGGTGGAGATGGGCATCTCCCTGCTGGCCAGCCGCGTGAGCGTGCACGGCAACCTCCCACGCGCCGTTCGCGGCGCGCTGGGCGGAGATGGCGGGGGATGGCTGGTCTCCGCGCGGCGCTCGTACTTCGACGTGGTGCTGCGGCCGGTGACGGACTTCCCCTATTACCTCACCGACCTGCAGGGCTCGGCCACGCTGGGCACGCGCGGCGGCGGCCGCCTGCGCCTGGTGGCCTACACGGGCGAGGACGTGCTCGACCTCTCCGACTTCAATCCCCCCGGGCAGGGCGACGATTCCACCAGCGTGCTGCGCATCCGCTGGAACTGGGGGAACGCGGTGGCCGGCGCACGGCTGGAGCAGCCGCTGGGCGCGTGGGTGACGACCGTGTCGCTCGGCATCACCCACTACGCCGAGGCGCTGGGCTTCACCGACTTTCCCGACACGCGCTTCTCGTCGCACATCGGCCAGCTCACCGCGCGCGCCGACGCCGCGCGGCCAATCGGTCAGCGGCTGACGGTGAAGGCGGGGGGCGAGGTGACGCGGATGGGGTACCACAACACCGGCGAGGCGGGCGGCACCACCTTCTTCTCCGGCCGCCGCAGCGGGGTGATGACGGGTGCCTTCGCGCAGCTGCGCTGGCAGCCGGACAGCGCGTGGATACTGGAGCCCGGCCTCCGCGCGGACGCCTGGCGCTCGGGCGCGAGCACCCGCATGTACGCGTCGCCGCGCTTCGCGGTGAAGCGCTTCTTCGGCGCCGGGCGCGACGGCGCGGTGAAGCTGGCGGTGGGCCGCTACGTGCAGTTCGTGCACTCGCTGCGCGACGAGCAGCTCCCGGTGAGCAACGACTACTGGGTGACGAGCGACGAGAACGTCCCGGCGGTCGTGAGCGACCAGGGGCAGCTGGGCGTGGAGAAGTACTGGGGGCAGCGCTGGTACGCGTCGGCCGAGGCGTACTATCGCCGGTACCTGGGGGTCACGGACCTGAACGCGGCGGACGATCCCAACGATTCCACCGACGACCTGCTGACGGGGCGCGGCTACTCGTACGGCGCCGACCTGATGGTGCGGCGCACGCAGGGGCGGCTTACGGGGTGGATGACGCTGTCGCTGCTGAAGGCGAGCCGCACCTTTCCCGATCCGCTGCACCTGGACCTGGAGGGCCGCCCGCGGACGCAGACCTTCGCGCCCGTGTTCGACCGCCGCGTGGACCTGGACGTGGTCGGCGAGTATCGGCTGCCGGGAAGGATCGAGGCGGGGCTGCGGCTGAACTTCGGGACGGGGATCCCGTTCACGCGGCCCACGGCGGCGTACGTGGGGTTCGAGACCGACCCCATCAGCGGCGGCTACCGCGTTCCCCGCCCCGTGGGCGACGACCCGGAGACGCCCGTCTTCATCGTCCCCGGCCAGCGCAACGCGCAGCGGTACCCGGCCTACTCGCGCCTGGACCTCACCTTCCGCCGCACGTACACGCACCGCTGGGGCACGCTCACCCCGTACCTGCAGGTGCTGAACGCCACCAACCGCAAGAACGTGCTGTTCTACTTCTACAACTTCGACCACACCCCCGCGACAAGAAGCGGCGTCAGCATGTTCCCGGTGCTCCCGACGATCGGCGTGGAGGCGGCGTTTTAG
- a CDS encoding N-6 DNA methylase has protein sequence MLAGIAGLLGAADVAGFSGAERDLVAAADPTLDFWGDDLREQIIRGEDPLGSAFSRLRTPAERRPLGATYTPQPLVRWMLDWSAADEHPTRVVDPGVGSARFLLEAGRRFPHAHLIGIEIDPLAALIARANLAVAGLASRAQVLVCDYRALRLPSVNGATLFVGNPPYVRHHLIGQQWKSWLTDNARALKLNASQLAGLHVHFFLATALHARPGDTGTFITAAEWLDVNYGRLVRELFVGPLGGRDLVVLEPTAQPFPDAATTAAVTTFTVGSRSRSINVSRATAIDDLSPIGEGQPVHRDRFATADRWSHLTRAPRELPADFVELGELCRVHRGSVTGANKVWIAGDHSTGLPTSVLFPSITRAKELFSAGNILDDNSRLRCVIDLPVELDVFDASTRVAVERFLKRAKYLGADRGYIATHRKAWWSIGLRQPPPVMATYMARRPPAFVRNRAAARYINIAHGLYPREAMPEAVLMNLVRYLRTATCTSEGRTYSGGLTKFEPREMERILVPHPEMLAAGDFG, from the coding sequence ATGCTGGCCGGCATCGCGGGCTTGCTGGGGGCAGCCGACGTGGCTGGTTTCTCCGGGGCCGAGCGAGATCTGGTGGCTGCAGCAGATCCGACGCTGGATTTTTGGGGCGACGATCTCCGAGAGCAGATCATCCGCGGTGAAGACCCGCTGGGAAGCGCCTTCTCGCGGTTGCGCACGCCCGCGGAACGCCGTCCGCTGGGAGCGACGTATACGCCACAGCCGCTGGTCCGCTGGATGCTGGACTGGTCTGCTGCGGATGAGCATCCAACTCGCGTAGTCGACCCGGGCGTCGGCTCCGCCCGCTTCCTGCTGGAAGCAGGACGCAGGTTTCCACATGCTCATCTGATCGGCATCGAAATCGATCCACTCGCAGCGTTGATTGCGCGCGCGAATCTCGCAGTGGCCGGTCTCGCGAGCCGTGCACAGGTCCTTGTTTGCGACTACAGAGCGTTACGCCTGCCTTCTGTGAACGGGGCGACCCTGTTCGTTGGAAATCCCCCTTATGTGCGGCATCACCTCATCGGGCAGCAGTGGAAGAGCTGGCTTACCGACAACGCCCGGGCGTTGAAGCTGAACGCCAGCCAGCTGGCGGGCCTGCACGTCCACTTCTTTTTGGCCACAGCGCTGCACGCCCGTCCGGGCGACACAGGAACATTCATCACGGCCGCTGAGTGGCTCGATGTGAACTACGGGCGGCTCGTTCGCGAATTGTTCGTAGGCCCTCTGGGGGGTCGGGATCTGGTTGTGTTGGAACCTACGGCGCAACCGTTCCCCGACGCTGCCACTACCGCGGCGGTGACTACCTTCACTGTCGGAAGCCGCAGTCGTTCGATCAATGTCAGCCGTGCGACAGCAATCGACGATCTAAGCCCAATTGGAGAAGGGCAACCGGTTCACCGTGACCGGTTCGCAACGGCGGACCGTTGGAGTCATCTTACACGGGCCCCTCGCGAACTTCCTGCTGATTTCGTAGAACTGGGCGAGCTTTGCCGCGTTCACCGCGGCTCGGTAACTGGGGCGAACAAGGTTTGGATAGCAGGCGACCATAGCACCGGACTCCCAACCTCGGTGTTGTTTCCTTCCATAACGCGCGCCAAAGAACTGTTCAGCGCAGGAAACATCTTGGACGATAACAGCCGGTTGCGCTGCGTGATCGACCTGCCGGTAGAACTCGACGTATTTGATGCTTCCACACGAGTTGCAGTCGAGCGCTTCCTGAAGCGGGCGAAGTACTTAGGTGCTGATCGTGGGTACATTGCGACCCATCGGAAGGCCTGGTGGTCAATCGGCCTGCGGCAACCCCCTCCCGTGATGGCGACTTACATGGCCCGGCGTCCTCCTGCATTCGTACGAAATCGGGCTGCTGCACGATACATCAACATCGCGCATGGCCTTTATCCACGTGAGGCGATGCCGGAAGCTGTGTTGATGAACCTTGTGCGGTACCTTCGAACCGCTACATGCACGTCGGAGGGACGGACGTATTCGGGGGGGCTTACCAAATTCGAGCCGCGTGAGATGGAAAGGATCCTCGTCCCGCATCCGGAGATGCTCGCCGCCGGAGACTTCGGATGA